In one Pseudomonas purpurea genomic region, the following are encoded:
- a CDS encoding TonB-dependent receptor, with protein MTRTKLSLLIPLLGSISAQAWAKDTDQQPGTLNMQATVVSATRSEASIASIPGSVQVIDEQQVREQSGAGRRVSDILGQLVPGLAPSSGGMSNFGQTLRGRNMLVLIDGVSQNATRDNFRQLNSIAPASIERIEVISGASSIYGAGASGGIINIITKRNLGQDIAYSSKLGLGSGNNLDSKGFAYEVFQSATGRKDALDWYVSADLTQRNDQFDGNGNRIPQDTSQGSNMDTETYDLQGRFGYELDADKKLSLSLQDYKDQQDTDYTKNPKNLQHAVAVKGLKLDDQPYTHNQAANLNYADKDFYGQGLQLESYWRRADALFFPDLSRGKAGIADNNSVQDVYGLRAAIDTPLPAIGSATGNLVWGADYDHERSRQRGDRYTLKGLTYTKTGTTYEMGPDIETTTKALFGQMSWDIGDWTLRGGVRREWIESDVSDSIAYGQIVQTGVRATLPGDTLKYDATLYNLGAVYHLSENQDIFANYSQGFSLPDIQRFLRDVNSTFDIQSLNAQAIKVDSYELGWRGNWDQWQADVTVYENTSDVTQFYDANDRVLRLINQKERVRGIENSLTYRATDHWSVGGTYAWAKGETEQKGKWIDLPATRISPAKTTLFVGYTEDDYTLRLQGMRLASYDAAAKDNNGRDIEGYTLVDLLGSVQLPVGRLEGGVYNLTNRTYVNLFAQANAKAPYANAQGRTLSMSYSIDW; from the coding sequence ATGACCCGAACCAAACTCTCCCTGCTGATTCCGCTGCTCGGTTCCATCAGTGCCCAGGCCTGGGCCAAGGACACCGATCAGCAACCCGGCACGTTGAACATGCAAGCCACCGTCGTCTCCGCGACTCGCAGCGAAGCCAGCATTGCTTCGATTCCAGGCTCGGTCCAGGTGATCGACGAACAGCAGGTCCGCGAACAAAGCGGCGCCGGTCGACGCGTCTCCGATATCCTCGGGCAACTGGTGCCTGGCCTGGCGCCCTCCAGCGGCGGGATGAGCAACTTCGGCCAGACCTTGCGCGGCCGCAACATGCTGGTGTTGATCGACGGCGTGTCGCAGAACGCCACCCGAGACAACTTCCGCCAACTCAACAGTATCGCGCCGGCCAGTATCGAGCGTATCGAAGTGATTTCCGGCGCCAGCAGTATTTACGGTGCCGGTGCTTCGGGCGGCATCATCAACATCATCACCAAGCGCAACCTGGGCCAGGACATTGCCTACAGCAGCAAACTGGGCCTGGGCAGCGGCAACAACCTCGACAGCAAAGGCTTTGCCTACGAGGTCTTCCAGAGTGCAACCGGTCGCAAGGACGCCCTGGACTGGTATGTGTCAGCCGACCTGACCCAGCGCAACGACCAGTTCGATGGCAACGGCAACCGCATCCCCCAGGACACGTCCCAAGGCAGCAACATGGACACCGAAACCTATGACCTGCAAGGTCGTTTCGGTTACGAACTCGATGCCGACAAAAAGCTCAGCCTGTCGCTGCAGGACTACAAGGACCAGCAGGACACCGACTACACCAAGAACCCGAAAAACTTGCAGCACGCGGTGGCGGTCAAGGGCCTGAAGCTCGACGACCAGCCCTACACCCACAACCAGGCTGCCAACCTCAACTACGCCGACAAGGACTTCTACGGCCAGGGCCTGCAACTGGAAAGCTACTGGCGCCGCGCCGATGCACTGTTCTTTCCCGATCTGTCGCGGGGCAAGGCCGGGATTGCCGACAACAATAGCGTGCAGGATGTGTATGGCCTGCGCGCGGCCATCGACACGCCGTTGCCAGCCATCGGCAGTGCCACGGGTAACCTTGTCTGGGGCGCCGATTATGATCACGAGCGCTCTCGCCAGCGCGGTGACCGGTATACCCTCAAGGGCCTGACCTACACCAAGACAGGGACCACCTACGAGATGGGCCCGGATATCGAAACCACCACCAAGGCATTGTTCGGGCAGATGTCCTGGGACATCGGTGACTGGACCTTGCGTGGCGGTGTGCGCCGCGAGTGGATCGAAAGTGACGTCTCCGACAGCATCGCCTATGGTCAGATCGTCCAGACCGGTGTCCGCGCAACGCTTCCTGGCGATACCCTCAAATACGACGCCACACTCTATAACCTCGGCGCGGTCTATCACCTGAGTGAGAACCAGGACATTTTCGCCAACTACAGCCAGGGCTTTTCGCTGCCGGATATCCAGCGTTTCCTGCGTGACGTAAACAGCACCTTCGACATCCAGAGCCTCAATGCCCAGGCCATCAAGGTCGACAGCTACGAGCTGGGCTGGCGTGGTAACTGGGACCAGTGGCAGGCTGACGTCACCGTGTATGAAAACACTTCGGACGTGACTCAGTTCTACGATGCCAATGACCGTGTCTTGCGCCTGATCAATCAGAAAGAGCGAGTGCGCGGCATCGAAAACAGCCTGACCTACCGCGCGACCGATCACTGGTCGGTCGGTGGCACTTACGCCTGGGCCAAGGGTGAGACCGAGCAGAAGGGCAAATGGATCGACTTGCCGGCGACACGTATCTCACCGGCCAAAACCACACTGTTCGTCGGCTACACCGAGGATGACTACACCCTGCGCCTGCAAGGAATGCGGCTGGCCAGTTACGACGCCGCCGCCAAGGACAACAACGGGCGTGACATCGAAGGCTATACGCTGGTGGACCTGCTCGGCTCCGTGCAACTGCCGGTCGGTCGTCTTGAAGGCGGGGTGTACAACCTGACCAATCGCACGTACGTAAACCTGTTCGCTCAGGCCAACGCAAAAGCGCCGTACGCCAATGCCCAGGGCCGCACGTTGAGCATGAGCTACTCGATCGACTGGTAA
- a CDS encoding MFS transporter: MRAQPHKQQPLPADRALRLLVLIQFLSMGAMEMSGPFWPLQIQRLLGPEGAGYIGLLSTMVYAGPMLTAMLLTPLWGRLGDRTGHKPMIVRALLALALCQGLAAITLDPWLLVTIRVMQGALAGFLAAAQAYALACCDRSRGGHTLARLQSATAIGSLIGPVLGGWLMDVSGFALLCYGATAICLLCALGSFGLPADKARASKRKPAAPVVLPKGWLGAILLVIVLIQAAKMMPQPFYALYVANILHAPSWLIGATYAASAATLAMSAPLWGRMFDRWQPAHTLRVIEGVAWLCALTLAATALANEWLGFLASRLVWGIWQGALLPVAYALIANTVSTRQQGFALGLGNSAAKAGALLGAVFGGIGMGLVGLAHSFWLVALTYALAAIGIRWVRSFTSTPGPSTLSTHTYHN, encoded by the coding sequence ATGCGCGCTCAGCCACACAAACAACAGCCATTACCTGCTGACCGCGCACTGCGGCTGTTAGTCCTGATTCAGTTCCTCTCCATGGGTGCCATGGAGATGAGCGGACCTTTCTGGCCGTTGCAGATTCAGCGCCTGCTTGGACCAGAAGGTGCTGGTTACATCGGGTTGTTGTCGACAATGGTCTATGCCGGTCCAATGCTCACCGCCATGCTGCTGACACCACTCTGGGGCCGATTGGGCGATCGAACCGGGCACAAGCCGATGATCGTTCGGGCGCTGCTGGCACTGGCGCTGTGCCAAGGGCTGGCGGCCATCACCCTCGATCCGTGGTTGCTGGTGACCATCCGGGTGATGCAAGGCGCGCTGGCCGGCTTCCTCGCAGCGGCTCAAGCCTATGCCCTGGCCTGTTGCGACCGCTCACGTGGCGGTCACACCCTCGCCCGCCTGCAATCGGCAACCGCCATCGGCTCATTGATCGGCCCGGTGCTGGGCGGCTGGCTGATGGATGTCTCGGGGTTCGCGCTGCTCTGTTATGGCGCGACAGCGATTTGCCTGCTGTGCGCACTGGGAAGTTTTGGCCTGCCAGCCGACAAGGCTCGAGCCTCGAAGAGAAAACCTGCTGCACCGGTGGTCCTGCCCAAAGGCTGGCTCGGCGCAATCCTGCTGGTGATCGTATTGATTCAGGCCGCGAAAATGATGCCGCAGCCGTTCTATGCGCTGTACGTCGCCAACATCCTGCACGCCCCGAGTTGGCTGATTGGCGCCACCTATGCGGCGAGCGCCGCCACCCTGGCCATGTCCGCGCCACTCTGGGGGCGGATGTTCGACCGCTGGCAACCCGCCCACACCTTGCGCGTCATCGAAGGCGTGGCCTGGCTGTGCGCCCTGACCCTGGCGGCCACGGCATTGGCCAACGAATGGCTGGGGTTTCTCGCCAGCCGGCTGGTCTGGGGGATCTGGCAAGGTGCCCTGCTGCCCGTTGCCTATGCACTGATCGCCAACACTGTTTCCACCCGCCAGCAAGGTTTTGCCCTTGGCCTGGGCAATAGCGCGGCCAAGGCTGGCGCTCTGCTCGGTGCCGTGTTCGGCGGGATCGGCATGGGGCTGGTCGGCCTGGCCCACAGTTTCTGGCTGGTGGCGTTGACCTACGCACTGGCCGCCATCGGGATCCGCTGGGTGCGGTCATTCACCTCCACGCCCGGCCCCTCGACCCTATCTACCCACACTTATCACAACTAG
- a CDS encoding LysR family transcriptional regulator — MNLKFLETFVWVARLKSFRLTADKLFTTQASISSRIAVLESELGVKLFLRDSRGVSLTPEGLKVLDYAEQMMDTMQALKQSIETRSSKVGRIRIGVMDTVIHTWLSSLVAQMMDCYPLVEIELVADTALNLCDQLQKGFLDLILQTDLLRQESVRSLELASHPMGWIVASQSIYNRDYASVADLARERIITYSKNSHPHQDVLSLMQANDALAPRLNCVNSVSAITRLLRDGFGIGALPPVLVSEELASGELILLNIEQRLPNLQVVVSWRVGVEWVEEVVALCQKVVEEYAQKVGEAYMVLSRPSAKS, encoded by the coding sequence ATGAACCTCAAGTTTCTTGAAACCTTTGTCTGGGTCGCCCGGCTGAAAAGCTTTCGCCTGACCGCCGACAAACTCTTCACCACCCAGGCCTCGATCTCCAGCCGCATCGCGGTGCTCGAAAGCGAATTGGGGGTGAAGCTGTTTTTGCGCGACTCCCGTGGCGTGAGCCTGACACCCGAAGGGTTGAAGGTGCTCGATTACGCCGAGCAAATGATGGACACCATGCAGGCGCTCAAGCAGTCGATCGAAACCCGTTCCAGCAAGGTCGGACGCATACGCATCGGCGTGATGGACACGGTGATCCACACCTGGCTCAGCTCGCTGGTGGCACAGATGATGGATTGTTACCCGCTGGTAGAAATCGAGCTGGTGGCCGATACGGCGCTTAACCTCTGCGATCAACTGCAAAAAGGCTTTCTCGATCTGATTCTGCAAACTGACCTGCTGCGCCAGGAAAGCGTGCGCAGCCTGGAATTGGCCAGCCACCCCATGGGCTGGATCGTCGCCAGCCAGTCGATTTACAACCGCGACTATGCAAGCGTCGCCGACCTCGCCCGGGAACGGATCATCACCTACTCGAAAAACTCCCACCCCCATCAGGACGTACTGAGCCTGATGCAGGCCAACGACGCACTCGCGCCTAGGCTCAACTGCGTGAACTCGGTGTCGGCGATCACCCGTTTGCTGCGTGACGGGTTTGGCATTGGCGCCCTGCCGCCGGTGCTGGTCAGCGAAGAACTGGCGAGTGGCGAACTGATCCTGCTGAACATTGAGCAGCGCCTGCCGAACCTGCAAGTGGTGGTGTCATGGCGAGTGGGTGTGGAGTGGGTCGAGGAAGTGGTGGCGCTGTGTCAGAAGGTGGTTGAAGAGTACGCGCAGAAAGTGGGTGAGGCCTACATGGTGCTGAGTCGGCCCTCAGCCAAAAGCTGA
- a CDS encoding 5-oxoprolinase subunit PxpA, translated as MSRLLLNCDIGESFGNWTLGLDAEVMPFIDCANVACGFHAGDPSIMRKTVSLALSHGVKIGAHPAYQDLAGFGRRSMAYTAQELEDLLHYQIGALDGICRAQGTHVSYVKPHGAMYNDMMANPAQLRAVIQAVAAYDRQLPLMLMATRDNSAARLMGEEYGVTLWFEAFADRAYDSAGHLVSRQLPGAVHHDPEKIIEQALTIARGGNLVASDGSALHLQADTLCVHGDNASSVAAVQRIREALNQQSAP; from the coding sequence GTGAGCCGCCTGTTATTGAACTGTGACATCGGCGAAAGCTTTGGCAACTGGACCCTGGGTCTGGACGCCGAGGTGATGCCGTTCATTGATTGCGCCAACGTTGCCTGCGGTTTCCATGCCGGTGACCCGAGCATCATGCGCAAGACGGTCAGCCTGGCGCTCAGCCATGGCGTGAAGATCGGCGCGCATCCGGCTTATCAGGACCTGGCCGGGTTTGGCCGTCGCTCCATGGCCTACACCGCGCAAGAGCTTGAGGATCTTCTGCACTATCAGATCGGCGCGCTGGACGGTATTTGCCGCGCTCAGGGCACCCATGTGAGTTACGTCAAACCTCACGGCGCGATGTACAACGACATGATGGCCAACCCCGCGCAGCTACGGGCGGTGATTCAAGCCGTTGCGGCGTATGACCGGCAACTGCCGTTGATGCTGATGGCGACCCGCGACAACAGTGCCGCCCGGCTCATGGGCGAGGAATATGGCGTGACGCTGTGGTTTGAAGCGTTCGCCGACCGCGCCTACGACAGCGCCGGGCACTTGGTGTCGCGGCAGTTGCCGGGCGCGGTGCATCACGATCCGGAAAAAATCATTGAGCAGGCGCTGACCATCGCCCGTGGCGGCAACCTGGTCGCCAGTGACGGCAGCGCCCTGCATTTGCAGGCCGATACCTTGTGCGTGCATGGTGACAATGCGAGTTCGGTGGCGGCCGTGCAGCGTATCCGCGAGGCCTTGAACCAGCAGAGTGCACCATGA
- the pxpB gene encoding 5-oxoprolinase subunit PxpB yields the protein MKPRVEVVAIDCLMVRLFDEIAEANMPWMLAASERLRAGFAGHLIDLVPSYTTLMVHYDLQVLNPAQARELIAEALADLTPNPQTRGQCHVLPVWYDLSVGPELSLLSQRSGLTVEEVIRRHSEREYQVFALGFAPGFAFMGLVEEVLAAPRLSTPRKRVAAGSVGIAERQTAAYPVVSPGGWNLIGRTPAKLFDRERDGYSLMQPGDTVRFAAIGHAEFINLGGDDTPLGAQS from the coding sequence ATGAAGCCACGGGTTGAAGTGGTTGCGATTGATTGCCTGATGGTGCGTCTGTTCGATGAAATTGCCGAAGCCAACATGCCGTGGATGCTCGCCGCCAGCGAGCGCTTGCGCGCAGGGTTCGCCGGGCACTTGATTGACCTCGTGCCGTCATACACGACGCTGATGGTGCATTACGATTTGCAGGTGTTGAACCCGGCTCAGGCGCGGGAACTGATCGCCGAAGCCTTGGCCGACCTGACACCCAATCCGCAAACCCGTGGCCAGTGCCATGTGTTGCCGGTGTGGTACGACCTGAGTGTCGGCCCGGAGCTGAGCCTGTTGTCGCAACGCAGCGGCCTGACGGTGGAGGAGGTGATCCGCCGCCACAGCGAGCGCGAGTATCAGGTGTTCGCCCTGGGGTTTGCGCCGGGGTTTGCTTTTATGGGGCTGGTTGAAGAAGTGCTGGCCGCGCCTCGGTTGAGCACGCCGCGCAAGCGCGTGGCGGCCGGCAGTGTCGGCATCGCCGAGCGGCAAACCGCCGCTTACCCAGTGGTGTCGCCGGGCGGCTGGAACCTGATCGGCCGCACGCCCGCCAAACTGTTCGACCGCGAGCGTGATGGCTACAGCCTGATGCAACCGGGCGACACGGTGCGCTTTGCCGCGATCGGCCATGCCGAATTCATCAATCTGGGCGGTGATGACACGCCATTGGGGGCGCAATCATGA
- a CDS encoding biotin-dependent carboxyltransferase family protein has translation MSRLTIEASTPLCLLQDAGRFGVRHLGVTQGGAADWLSMSWANWLLGNDLDAAVIEVTLGGLILEARDDGCLALAGADLGALLDGQPLAPWRSFSFRKGQRLQFTQPVLGARTYLAAPGGFNAPEVLGSCATVVREELGGLDGFGRALARGAELTFSGVVSAVRELSREQVPDFKQNLPLDLVLGAQHGEFSGQSLFDVFNCAWTLDTRADRMGIRLLGPALQYQGQPMISEGIPLGAVQVPPDGQPIVLLNDRQTIGGYPRLGALTPLALARLAQCLPGQQIRLAPVVQETAHRQQVEYLQRFINR, from the coding sequence ATGAGCCGTTTGACGATTGAGGCCAGCACGCCGTTGTGCCTGTTGCAGGATGCCGGGCGGTTTGGCGTGCGGCACTTGGGCGTGACCCAGGGCGGGGCGGCGGACTGGCTGTCGATGTCCTGGGCCAATTGGCTGCTGGGCAATGACCTGGACGCGGCAGTCATCGAAGTGACCCTGGGTGGTTTGATTCTGGAAGCGCGGGACGATGGTTGTCTGGCGTTGGCGGGTGCCGACCTGGGGGCGCTGCTGGACGGTCAGCCCTTGGCGCCGTGGCGCAGTTTCAGTTTCAGAAAGGGCCAGCGCCTGCAATTCACTCAGCCTGTACTCGGTGCTCGCACTTATCTGGCGGCACCGGGTGGTTTCAATGCCCCCGAGGTGCTGGGCAGTTGTGCGACGGTGGTGCGTGAAGAACTCGGTGGGTTGGACGGTTTTGGCCGGGCCTTGGCCAGAGGCGCTGAACTGACGTTTTCCGGGGTGGTAAGTGCCGTGCGGGAACTGTCTCGGGAGCAGGTGCCGGACTTCAAACAGAACCTGCCGTTGGACCTGGTGCTGGGCGCGCAACATGGCGAGTTCAGCGGGCAGAGTCTGTTTGATGTGTTCAACTGTGCCTGGACCCTCGACACCCGCGCCGACCGCATGGGTATCCGCTTGCTGGGGCCGGCGTTGCAGTACCAAGGCCAACCGATGATTTCCGAAGGCATCCCGCTGGGCGCGGTGCAGGTGCCACCGGACGGGCAGCCGATCGTGTTGCTCAATGACCGGCAAACCATTGGCGGCTATCCACGGCTGGGGGCGTTGACACCGTTGGCGCTGGCACGTCTGGCGCAGTGTTTGCCAGGGCAGCAGATTCGTTTGGCGCCGGTGGTGCAGGAGACGGCGCACCGGCAGCAGGTTGAGTATTTACAGCGATTCATCAACCGCTAA
- a CDS encoding VWA domain-containing protein, with the protein MLLNLFNEMRAAKVPVSVRELLDLINALKQRVTFADMDEFYYLSRAILVKDERHFDKFDRAFGAYFNGLEKLDDHLQALIPEDWLRKEFERSLSDEERAQIQSLGGLDKLIEEFKKRLEEQKERHAGGNKWIGTGGTSPFGSGGFNPEGIRVGDAGKRQGKAVKVWDQREYKNLDDQVELGTRNIKVALRRLRKFARQGAAEELDIDGTIDHTARDAGLLNIQMRPERRNNIKLLLLFDIGGSMDAHVKICEELFSACKTEFKHLEYFYFHNFIYESVWKNNMRRGSERTSTQDLLHKYGADYKVIFVGDAAMAPYEITQPGGSVEHWNEEAGYVWMQRFMEKYKKLIWINPYPKDTWGYTSSTNIVRDLIDDQMFPLTLLGLEEGMRFLSK; encoded by the coding sequence ATGCTGCTCAACCTGTTCAATGAAATGCGCGCCGCCAAGGTGCCGGTCTCGGTGCGCGAGCTGCTGGACCTGATCAACGCGCTGAAACAGCGCGTGACCTTCGCCGACATGGACGAGTTTTACTACTTGTCGCGGGCGATCCTGGTGAAGGATGAACGGCACTTCGACAAATTCGACCGTGCGTTCGGGGCCTACTTCAATGGCCTGGAAAAACTCGACGATCACCTTCAGGCGCTGATTCCCGAAGACTGGCTGCGCAAGGAGTTCGAGCGCTCGCTGAGCGACGAAGAGCGGGCGCAGATCCAGTCCCTGGGTGGCCTCGACAAGCTGATCGAAGAGTTCAAGAAACGCCTGGAAGAACAGAAAGAACGCCATGCCGGCGGCAATAAATGGATCGGCACCGGTGGCACCAGCCCGTTCGGCTCCGGCGGTTTCAACCCGGAAGGCATTCGGGTCGGCGATGCCGGCAAACGCCAGGGCAAAGCGGTCAAGGTCTGGGACCAGCGCGAGTACAAGAACCTCGACGATCAGGTCGAGCTGGGCACGCGCAACATCAAGGTTGCCCTGCGGCGCCTGCGCAAATTTGCGCGCCAGGGTGCGGCGGAAGAGCTGGACATCGACGGCACCATCGATCACACCGCCCGTGACGCCGGCCTGCTGAACATCCAGATGCGCCCGGAGCGCCGCAACAACATCAAGCTGCTGCTGCTGTTCGACATCGGCGGTTCGATGGACGCCCATGTGAAGATCTGCGAAGAACTGTTCTCGGCCTGCAAGACCGAGTTCAAGCACCTGGAGTACTTCTACTTCCACAACTTCATTTATGAATCGGTGTGGAAGAACAACATGCGCCGTGGCTCGGAACGAACCTCCACCCAGGACCTGCTGCACAAGTACGGTGCCGACTACAAAGTGATCTTCGTCGGTGACGCCGCCATGGCGCCTTACGAAATCACCCAGCCGGGCGGCAGCGTCGAGCACTGGAACGAAGAGGCCGGTTACGTGTGGATGCAGCGCTTCATGGAGAAATACAAGAAGCTCATCTGGATCAACCCGTACCCGAAAGACACCTGGGGCTACACCTCATCGACCAACATTGTGCGCGATCTGATCGATGACCAGATGTTCCCGCTGACCTTGCTCGGGCTGGAAGAAGGGATGCGGTTTCTTTCCAAGTAA
- a CDS encoding MoxR family ATPase: MKFEGTSAYVATDDLKLAVNAAITLERPLLVKGEPGTGKTMLAEQLAESFGARLITWHIKSTTKAHQGLYEYDAVSRLRDSQLGNEKVHDIRNYLKKGKLWEAFESDERVILLIDEIDKADIEFPNDLLQELDKMEFYVYEIDETIKAKQRPIIIITSNNEKELPDAFLRRCFFHYIAFPDRTTLQKIVDVHYPNIKKDLVSEALDVFFDVRKVPGLKKKPSTSELVDWLKLLMADNIGEAVLRERDPTKAIPPLAGALVKNEQDVQLLERLAFMSRRGTR, from the coding sequence ATGAAGTTTGAAGGCACCAGCGCTTATGTCGCCACCGATGACCTGAAGCTGGCGGTCAACGCCGCCATCACCCTGGAGCGGCCATTGCTGGTCAAGGGCGAACCGGGCACCGGCAAGACCATGCTCGCCGAACAACTGGCCGAGTCCTTTGGCGCACGCCTGATTACCTGGCACATCAAATCCACCACCAAGGCCCATCAGGGCCTCTATGAGTACGACGCCGTCAGCCGCCTGCGTGACTCGCAACTGGGTAACGAGAAGGTCCACGACATCCGCAACTACCTGAAGAAAGGCAAGCTGTGGGAAGCCTTCGAGTCGGATGAACGGGTGATTCTGCTGATCGACGAAATCGACAAGGCCGACATCGAGTTCCCGAACGACCTGCTGCAAGAACTCGACAAGATGGAGTTCTACGTCTACGAGATCGACGAGACCATCAAGGCCAAGCAACGGCCGATCATCATCATTACCTCCAACAACGAGAAAGAGCTGCCGGACGCCTTCCTGCGCCGCTGCTTCTTCCACTACATCGCTTTCCCGGACCGCACCACCCTGCAGAAAATCGTCGACGTGCACTACCCGAACATCAAGAAAGACCTGGTCAGCGAAGCGCTGGACGTGTTCTTCGACGTGCGCAAAGTCCCGGGCCTGAAGAAAAAACCGTCCACCTCCGAACTGGTGGACTGGCTCAAGCTGCTGATGGCCGACAATATCGGTGAAGCCGTGCTGCGTGAACGCGATCCAACCAAGGCCATCCCGCCACTGGCCGGCGCCCTGGTGAAGAACGAGCAGGACGTGCAGTTGCTCGAACGCCTGGCGTTCATGAGCCGTCGCGGCACTCGCTAG
- a CDS encoding aspartyl/asparaginyl beta-hydroxylase domain-containing protein, translating into MTFSFAAKASLLLLFIGSTLYVHLRGKARLPVLRQFVNHSALFAPYNALMYLFSGVPSKPYLDRSKFPELDVLKDNWEVIRDEAMHLFDEGYIRAAEKNNDAGFGSFFKKGWKRFYLKWYDKPLPSAEALCPKTVALVSSIPNVKGAMFALLPGGSHLNPHRDPFAGSLRYHLGLSTPNSDDCRIFVDGQVYAWRDGEDVMFDETYVHWVKNETEKTRVILFCDVERPLTNRLMTRINRWVSRLLGRATAPQNLDDERVGGINRAYAWSKSFSDRFSGVIKQWKRRNPKAYRVLRPVLAVVVLVLLWRWLF; encoded by the coding sequence ATGACCTTTTCCTTTGCCGCCAAGGCGTCGCTGTTGCTGCTGTTCATCGGCAGCACGTTGTATGTGCATTTGCGCGGCAAGGCGCGTTTGCCGGTCTTGCGCCAGTTCGTCAACCATTCGGCGCTGTTCGCGCCCTACAACGCGCTGATGTACCTGTTCTCGGGCGTGCCGTCCAAGCCGTACCTGGACCGCAGCAAGTTCCCGGAGCTGGATGTGCTCAAGGACAACTGGGAAGTCATTCGCGACGAAGCCATGCACCTGTTCGACGAGGGCTACATCCGCGCCGCCGAGAAGAACAACGACGCCGGTTTCGGTTCGTTCTTCAAGAAAGGCTGGAAGCGCTTCTACCTCAAGTGGTACGACAAGCCGCTGCCTTCGGCCGAGGCCCTGTGCCCGAAGACCGTGGCACTGGTGAGCAGCATTCCCAATGTCAAAGGTGCGATGTTCGCCCTGTTGCCGGGCGGTAGCCATCTGAACCCGCACCGCGACCCGTTTGCCGGTTCCCTGCGTTATCACCTGGGCCTGTCGACGCCGAACTCGGATGATTGCCGCATCTTCGTCGACGGTCAGGTTTACGCCTGGCGTGATGGCGAAGACGTGATGTTCGATGAAACCTATGTGCACTGGGTCAAGAACGAAACCGAAAAGACCCGGGTGATTCTGTTCTGCGACGTCGAACGCCCGCTGACCAATCGCCTGATGACCCGCATCAACCGTTGGGTCAGTCGCCTGCTGGGCCGCGCCACTGCGCCGCAGAACCTCGACGACGAGCGTGTGGGCGGGATCAACCGGGCTTATGCCTGGAGCAAGAGCTTCAGCGATAGATTCAGCGGCGTGATCAAACAGTGGAAACGCCGCAACCCCAAGGCCTACCGCGTCCTGCGCCCGGTGCTGGCGGTGGTGGTGTTGGTATTGCTGTGGCGTTGGTTGTTCTGA
- a CDS encoding DMT family transporter — MNPVDILRLLSLAAIWGASFLFMRIIAPVIGTIPTAFFRVSIAAVGLLVILGLMRISWDFKGKLKTVMLLGVINSGIPATLYSVAAQVLPAGYSAIFNATTPLMGVLIGGLFFSEKLTGAKLGGVFLGLFGVGVLTRAGPVAFDMELLMGAVSCLLATTCYGFAGFLARRWLDQQGGLDSRLSALGSMLGATLFLLPLFGYSALTHPPASWGGWNVWLSLLGLGLACTAFAYILYFRLLSSIGPVKSMTVTFMIPPFGVLWGALFLDEPLSMAHIYGGVLIAAALWLVLKPTAMPKASTASN; from the coding sequence GTGAACCCCGTCGATATTCTGCGTTTGTTGTCATTGGCCGCCATTTGGGGTGCGAGCTTTCTGTTCATGCGCATCATCGCCCCAGTGATTGGCACAATCCCCACTGCTTTTTTTCGCGTGTCGATTGCGGCTGTCGGCTTGCTGGTGATTCTTGGACTGATGCGCATCAGTTGGGATTTCAAAGGCAAGCTCAAAACCGTGATGCTGCTGGGGGTGATCAATTCCGGGATTCCGGCGACCCTGTATTCGGTGGCCGCCCAAGTGCTGCCGGCCGGTTACTCGGCGATTTTCAACGCCACCACGCCGCTGATGGGCGTGTTGATCGGCGGCCTGTTCTTCAGTGAAAAGCTCACCGGCGCCAAGCTCGGCGGAGTGTTCCTCGGCCTGTTTGGCGTGGGCGTCCTGACCCGCGCCGGCCCTGTGGCCTTCGACATGGAATTGCTGATGGGCGCTGTCTCTTGCCTGCTGGCGACCACCTGCTACGGTTTTGCCGGGTTCCTGGCACGCCGCTGGCTGGACCAGCAAGGCGGCCTGGACAGTCGCCTCTCGGCACTGGGCAGCATGCTCGGCGCGACGCTGTTTCTGCTGCCGCTGTTTGGCTACAGCGCACTCACTCATCCACCCGCCAGTTGGGGTGGCTGGAATGTCTGGTTGTCGTTACTGGGGTTGGGGCTGGCGTGCACTGCGTTTGCCTACATTCTGTACTTCCGCCTGCTCAGCTCCATCGGCCCGGTCAAATCGATGACCGTGACCTTCATGATTCCGCCGTTCGGTGTGTTGTGGGGCGCGTTGTTTCTCGACGAGCCGCTGTCCATGGCGCACATCTATGGCGGCGTGCTGATTGCGGCGGCGTTGTGGCTGGTGTTGAAGCCCACGGCGATGCCGAAGGCGTCAACGGCCAGCAACTAA